The following proteins are encoded in a genomic region of Streptomyces collinus Tu 365:
- a CDS encoding sensor histidine kinase — MNTDTKSDVVRDRIREVVLAAVRGLVLALVMLPLSILCLVLSLVSIAFVPLGLGILTTPAVLDGVRRFADVRRRLSQEWCGMPIRSSYRPVPEDASPWTRTVVLLSDPATWRDLRWLAVDMTAGYVTALLPAVLLFYPFEGFAVAAGLWRVLADGHTYWYGFVPVTDQPSALGAAATAVVLLLAAYRLTPRLLTAHFRLTRALLGGGREELTERVRVLTETRRDAVDTSAAELRRIERDLHDGAQARLVAMGMDLGTIEMLLDKDPAQARRLLSQARRNSVEALEELRDLVRGIHPPVLAERGLGDAVRALALRLPVPTEVTVELSGRADAPVESAAYFAVSEVLTNAVKHSGADRIWADLLHADGMLRVTVTDNGRGGATVAAGTGLAGIERRLGTFDGVLAVSSPAGGPTLVTMEIPCALS; from the coding sequence ATGAACACCGACACGAAGAGCGACGTCGTCCGCGACCGTATACGGGAGGTCGTGCTCGCCGCCGTACGGGGACTCGTGCTCGCACTGGTCATGCTGCCGCTGTCCATCCTCTGTCTCGTCCTCAGCCTGGTGTCCATCGCGTTCGTCCCGCTCGGCCTCGGCATCCTCACGACCCCCGCGGTCCTGGACGGCGTCCGGCGGTTCGCGGACGTACGGCGGCGGCTCTCGCAGGAGTGGTGCGGGATGCCGATCCGGTCGTCGTACCGGCCGGTCCCCGAGGACGCCAGCCCCTGGACCCGTACCGTCGTGCTGCTGTCCGACCCCGCGACCTGGCGGGACCTGCGCTGGCTGGCCGTCGACATGACGGCCGGGTACGTCACCGCGCTGCTCCCGGCCGTCCTGCTCTTCTACCCCTTCGAGGGCTTCGCGGTGGCCGCCGGTCTGTGGCGGGTGCTCGCGGACGGCCACACCTACTGGTACGGCTTCGTGCCGGTCACCGACCAGCCCTCCGCGCTCGGCGCGGCCGCCACCGCCGTGGTGCTCCTCCTCGCCGCCTACCGCCTCACCCCACGGCTGCTGACCGCGCACTTCCGGCTCACCCGGGCCCTGCTGGGCGGTGGCCGGGAGGAACTCACCGAGCGGGTGCGGGTGCTGACCGAGACCCGGCGCGACGCGGTGGACACGTCCGCCGCCGAGCTGCGCCGGATCGAGCGGGACCTGCACGACGGCGCGCAGGCCCGGCTGGTCGCGATGGGCATGGACCTCGGGACGATCGAGATGCTGCTCGACAAGGACCCGGCGCAGGCCAGGCGGCTGCTCTCGCAGGCCCGCCGCAACTCCGTCGAGGCCCTGGAGGAACTGCGCGACCTGGTCCGCGGCATCCACCCGCCGGTGCTGGCCGAGCGGGGCCTCGGGGACGCGGTGCGGGCGCTGGCGCTGCGGCTGCCGGTGCCGACGGAGGTCACCGTGGAGCTGTCCGGCCGTGCGGACGCCCCGGTGGAGTCGGCCGCCTACTTCGCGGTGAGCGAGGTGCTCACCAACGCCGTCAAGCACTCGGGCGCCGACCGGATCTGGGCCGACCTGCTGCACGCGGACGGCATGCTGCGGGTCACCGTGACCGACAACGGCAGGGGCGGGGCGACGGTCGCGGCCGGAACCGGGCTCGCCGGGATCGAGCGGCGGCTCGGTACATTCGACGGCGTCCTGGCCGTCAGCAGTCCCGCGGGCGGCCCCACCCTGGTGACCATGGAGATTCCGTGCGCGTTGTCCTAG